One Marinibacterium anthonyi genomic region harbors:
- the mdtN_1 gene encoding Multidrug resistance protein MdtN: MHILKHHFPTFLIILIGALGVGLVLWAWHLPPFDGGDIRTANAYVRGSVTTISAQAAGEVTEVPVSDFATVKKGDVLVKLDDRTAQQALAQASAQLEQAQAALEANTQAIHSAEATLASRQAAEKAAEAALDTSKSTWDRQHKLQDKGFVTNSDVDDADLDLRQAEAAVTEAQSNVEVAREAVASAKVQTKTLNAQIASAKAAVELAQIDLEHRVVRAPSDGRLGQIGVRLGQYVTAGTSLVSLVPPKVWVIANVKETELAGLRQGQPVRFTVDARDDQEFTGRIAEFSPATASEFTVLGSSTATGNFTKIAQRLPVRIEIDPDQPDASYLAPGMSVVLYAPRAGS; the protein is encoded by the coding sequence ATGCATATTCTGAAACACCATTTTCCCACGTTCCTGATCATCCTGATCGGCGCGCTTGGCGTCGGCCTTGTGCTTTGGGCCTGGCATCTGCCACCTTTCGACGGCGGCGACATCCGCACGGCGAATGCCTATGTGCGGGGCAGCGTCACCACGATCTCGGCCCAGGCCGCGGGCGAGGTGACCGAAGTGCCGGTGTCCGATTTCGCCACCGTCAAGAAGGGCGACGTGCTGGTCAAGCTGGACGACCGCACCGCCCAGCAGGCGCTTGCCCAGGCCAGCGCGCAACTGGAACAGGCGCAAGCCGCGCTTGAAGCCAATACACAGGCGATCCATTCGGCCGAGGCGACGCTGGCCTCGCGCCAGGCCGCCGAAAAGGCGGCGGAGGCGGCGCTGGACACCAGCAAATCCACCTGGGACCGGCAGCACAAGCTGCAGGACAAGGGGTTCGTCACCAACAGCGATGTCGACGACGCCGACCTTGATCTGCGCCAGGCCGAAGCGGCGGTGACCGAGGCGCAAAGCAATGTCGAAGTCGCGCGCGAGGCCGTGGCATCGGCCAAGGTGCAGACCAAGACGCTGAACGCCCAGATCGCCAGCGCCAAGGCGGCTGTCGAACTGGCGCAGATCGACCTTGAGCACCGGGTGGTGCGCGCGCCCTCGGACGGGCGTCTGGGCCAGATCGGCGTGCGGTTGGGGCAATACGTGACGGCCGGCACCTCGCTGGTGTCGCTGGTGCCGCCCAAGGTCTGGGTCATCGCCAACGTGAAGGAGACCGAGCTTGCCGGTCTGCGCCAGGGCCAGCCGGTGCGGTTTACCGTCGATGCCCGCGACGACCAGGAATTCACCGGGCGGATCGCCGAATTCTCGCCGGCCACGGCGTCCGAATTCACCGTGCTGGGCAGTTCGACCGCCACCGGCAATTTTACCAAGATCGCCCAGCGTCTGCCCGTGCGCATCGAGATCGACCCCGACCAGCCCGACGCATCCTATCTTGCGCCCGGCATGTCCGTCGTCCTTTACGCCCCGCGCGCGGGCTCCTGA
- the cmpR_3 gene encoding HTH-type transcriptional activator CmpR, whose protein sequence is MRFSLRQLEAFRLFSTTLSVTRTAQMIHVSQSAVSHTLRDLETELGIKLFYRVGNRLRLTSEGKAILPAIERVFAQLTQLESEVETMQGIGAGRLTVATMPPIGTWLINGAAQRFLADRPALRFSLRNAAAPEVQNQVRMEIADIGFTVAAEEDADLRLDPLLHGEIVCVLPIGHPLAAQAVVTAGDIARERLIAPSADSTVGSLLRMGLPPGYAQRSNFLEINQSVMAVDLAARGLGVALLHPFGLLDGVDGVVLRRFAPAIPLTVHVVLPRHRPISPQIEIFLADILTVARERLSDIADDALARTLTLARPSPEASGEGTNGPRRTDVPALRLGSGPDRPALPLPDRRRAGA, encoded by the coding sequence ATGCGGTTCTCGCTCCGCCAGCTCGAAGCCTTCCGCCTCTTTTCGACCACGCTCAGCGTCACGCGCACCGCCCAGATGATCCACGTCTCGCAATCGGCGGTAAGCCATACGTTGCGGGACCTTGAAACCGAACTTGGGATCAAGCTGTTCTATCGGGTTGGCAACCGGCTGCGGCTGACCAGCGAGGGCAAGGCGATCCTGCCGGCCATCGAACGGGTCTTTGCACAGCTCACCCAGCTGGAATCCGAGGTCGAGACCATGCAGGGCATCGGTGCCGGTCGCCTGACCGTGGCCACCATGCCGCCGATCGGGACCTGGCTGATCAACGGCGCGGCGCAGCGGTTCCTGGCCGACCGGCCCGCGCTGCGGTTCAGCCTGCGCAACGCGGCCGCGCCCGAGGTGCAGAACCAGGTGCGGATGGAGATCGCCGACATCGGGTTCACCGTCGCCGCCGAAGAGGATGCCGACCTGCGGCTGGATCCGTTACTGCACGGCGAGATCGTCTGTGTCCTGCCCATCGGTCATCCGCTGGCCGCGCAGGCCGTGGTGACGGCCGGGGATATCGCCCGCGAACGGCTGATCGCGCCGTCGGCGGATTCCACCGTCGGGTCGCTTTTGCGGATGGGTCTGCCGCCGGGCTATGCGCAGCGGTCGAATTTCCTTGAGATCAACCAGTCGGTCATGGCGGTGGACCTGGCGGCGCGGGGGCTGGGCGTGGCGCTGCTGCACCCTTTCGGGCTGCTTGACGGGGTCGACGGCGTGGTCCTGCGTCGCTTTGCGCCCGCGATCCCGCTGACGGTGCACGTGGTCCTGCCGCGCCACCGCCCGATATCGCCGCAGATCGAAATCTTTCTGGCCGATATCCTGACCGTCGCCCGCGAACGCCTGTCGGACATCGCGGACGACGCGCTGGCGCGGACGCTGACCCTGGCCCGTCCCTCGCCAGAGGCGTCAGGCGAAGGCACCAATGGCCCCCGCCGCACCGATGTCCCGGCCCTTCGTCTTGGGTCAGGACCGGATCGTCCGGCCCTGCCCCTGCCCGACCGTCGCCGGGCCGGGGCCTGA
- a CDS encoding ABC-transporter permease protein → MTDNSMPGSTPTPLPTPLPGGSVSWLQARLATARAPVTGSFLARRIFGALIAAWGAATIVFVMIFSTGNPAVFLAPETASVEDVAAYSRAYGFDRSIPEQYLSFIWNTAQGNFPRSLFTDRPAFQEVLRRVPNTLLIGISAVVLGAVVGLAAGYVAAMGRHRWLRGVPMKVLMVFQSTPSFFLALVLILVFSLTLRWLPTGGTGSWQHAILPTVTLAAYVAPGVARLFRAAIREVEFEDHILTARAMGLPERRVRLKHIAVNALGSVIALLGLQVGGILSGAVIVESVFAWPGVGELLVRSVNNRDFPVVLAAVMLICLGYVIASLLVDVAVAIVDPRARDDR, encoded by the coding sequence ATGACGGACAATTCCATGCCCGGATCCACGCCCACGCCTTTGCCCACGCCCTTGCCCGGCGGCAGCGTCTCGTGGCTGCAGGCGCGGCTGGCCACGGCCCGCGCGCCCGTCACCGGCAGCTTTCTGGCGCGCCGCATCTTCGGCGCGCTGATCGCGGCCTGGGGGGCGGCGACGATTGTCTTCGTGATGATCTTCTCCACCGGCAACCCGGCGGTATTCCTGGCGCCCGAAACCGCCTCGGTCGAAGATGTCGCCGCCTATTCCCGTGCCTACGGCTTCGACCGGTCGATCCCGGAACAATACCTGTCGTTCATCTGGAACACCGCGCAGGGCAACTTTCCACGTTCGCTGTTCACCGACCGGCCCGCGTTCCAGGAGGTGCTGCGCCGCGTGCCCAACACCCTGCTGATCGGGATATCGGCCGTGGTGCTGGGCGCCGTGGTGGGGCTGGCCGCCGGATATGTCGCCGCGATGGGACGGCACCGATGGCTGCGCGGCGTGCCGATGAAGGTGCTGATGGTCTTTCAATCGACGCCCAGCTTCTTCCTGGCCCTCGTGCTGATCCTGGTCTTCTCGCTGACCCTGCGCTGGTTGCCCACGGGCGGCACCGGGTCCTGGCAACACGCGATCCTGCCGACCGTGACACTGGCCGCCTATGTCGCGCCGGGCGTCGCGCGCCTGTTCCGCGCCGCGATCCGCGAGGTGGAATTCGAAGACCATATCCTGACCGCCCGCGCCATGGGCCTGCCGGAACGGCGGGTGCGGCTGAAGCATATCGCCGTCAACGCGCTGGGGTCGGTGATCGCCCTGCTGGGCCTGCAGGTCGGCGGGATCCTGTCGGGCGCGGTGATCGTGGAAAGCGTCTTTGCCTGGCCCGGCGTCGGCGAATTGCTGGTGCGATCCGTCAACAACCGCGACTTCCCGGTGGTGCTGGCGGCGGTCATGCTGATCTGCCTGGGCTACGTGATCGCCAGCCTGCTTGTCGACGTGGCGGTGGCCATCGTCGACCCGCGCGCCAGGGATGACCGATGA
- the ntaA_9 gene encoding Nitrilotriacetate monooxygenase component A: MSVPPRSMVLGLLVNGVGQHQSAWRIADSRAEDAYSFSLYADAARMAEEARMHMVFLADSADHDQESLRTRPKRFLEALATASALSSITSKIGLVATFSTTFTEPYNVARQMCTLDHLSNGRSGWNMVTSYGGAEHYSDTGMMDHTLRHKRAAEYADIIRMLFNSWDGDALVVDRASGIYADPDKVRVERYDGEVFQIAGPLNMPRPPQGRPVIAQAGQSNAGKDLSARHADMVYAQGTSMEESQAHYADLKGRMARFGRHRDELKVLPGCVPVIGETEAEARSMQNQLNDLLDMDAARYELQKRLPGVPLEEFGLDDVLPESVFPPVETVQTMQTRFEIYKHWAVDKNYTVRNIIEKMTTGGGHWSPCGSAERIAEEMQERFVNDACDGFNVSSIYQMGGTERICKLLVPALQAAGYYRTEYQGATLRENMGLPEPKVTALTEAV; this comes from the coding sequence ATGTCCGTTCCACCGCGCTCCATGGTCCTGGGGCTTCTCGTCAATGGCGTCGGCCAGCACCAGTCCGCCTGGCGCATTGCCGACAGCCGCGCCGAAGACGCCTATTCCTTCTCGCTTTACGCCGATGCGGCGCGGATGGCGGAAGAGGCCAGGATGCATATGGTGTTCCTTGCCGACAGCGCCGATCACGACCAGGAAAGCCTGCGCACCCGGCCCAAGCGGTTCCTGGAGGCGCTGGCCACCGCCTCGGCGCTGTCCTCGATCACCTCGAAGATCGGGCTGGTCGCCACGTTTTCGACCACCTTCACCGAACCCTACAACGTCGCCCGCCAGATGTGCACGCTGGACCACCTGTCGAACGGGCGGTCGGGTTGGAACATGGTGACGTCCTATGGCGGGGCCGAACATTACAGCGACACCGGCATGATGGATCACACCCTGCGCCACAAGCGGGCGGCGGAATATGCCGACATCATCCGGATGTTGTTCAACAGCTGGGACGGCGATGCGCTGGTCGTCGACCGCGCGTCCGGCATCTATGCCGATCCCGACAAGGTGCGGGTCGAACGCTATGACGGCGAGGTCTTTCAGATCGCCGGGCCGTTGAACATGCCGCGCCCGCCGCAGGGTCGCCCGGTGATCGCCCAGGCCGGCCAGTCGAACGCGGGCAAGGACCTGTCGGCGCGCCATGCCGACATGGTCTATGCGCAAGGCACCTCGATGGAGGAAAGCCAGGCGCATTATGCCGATCTGAAGGGCCGGATGGCCCGGTTCGGCCGGCACCGGGACGAGCTGAAGGTGCTGCCCGGCTGCGTGCCGGTCATCGGCGAGACCGAGGCCGAGGCGCGGTCGATGCAGAACCAGCTGAACGACCTTCTGGACATGGACGCCGCGCGGTATGAGCTGCAGAAGCGACTGCCGGGCGTGCCGCTGGAGGAGTTCGGGCTGGACGACGTGCTGCCCGAAAGCGTGTTTCCCCCGGTCGAGACGGTGCAGACGATGCAGACCCGGTTCGAGATCTACAAGCACTGGGCCGTCGACAAGAACTATACCGTGCGCAACATCATCGAAAAGATGACCACTGGCGGCGGCCACTGGTCGCCCTGCGGATCCGCCGAACGCATCGCCGAGGAAATGCAGGAGAGGTTCGTCAACGACGCCTGCGACGGGTTCAACGTATCCTCGATCTACCAGATGGGCGGCACCGAACGGATCTGCAAGCTGCTGGTCCCGGCGCTGCAGGCGGCCGGCTATTACCGCACCGAATACCAGGGCGCGACACTGCGCGAAAACATGGGACTGCCGGAACCGAAGGTGACGGCACTGACGGAGGCCGTCTGA
- a CDS encoding ABC-transporter substrate-binding protein, with protein sequence MTNGITRRTTLKMAAASLAAAAAPGALLAQSGTPLVLAVDAITTLDPAFTRATGGNLSICSQVMSSLTTITATGELVGDLATSWEVDSPTQFTFHLNPDAKFENGKPLDASVIAWNFARMMDPDLKATADTDFDLIDRVEAPDPHTAVFYTKSPWLELPRRMSWFFFLEPEWAASHNPKVEVMSSGAYKVVSFDPGGDVVLQANPGFHGAAPSIPNVTYRSIGNAAARISGLRGGEIHASLRIDPIDLAQLQGLPDYDVGAKEGQRYHVMKFHFGHEPLQDIRVRQAINYAINKDAITKAVFRGYVGPGTTQVLNPQTPGFDDTMTPWPYDPEKARALLAEAGYGDGLKLTLKTSAEGSSLSVSPITQIVAAQLKEVGIDLEVVLLPYSAYLALRTQPEEAPDLTYAGYVSQSNSAIELFGQYSQQGPYAWGEYPPAFGEGIEAARSATDEDTQIQTIKDTSGVMLDTVMEVFLWIQPQTYAIHKKLNWMARTDDWIKAADMSWS encoded by the coding sequence ATGACCAACGGGATCACACGACGCACGACACTGAAGATGGCCGCCGCCAGCCTGGCCGCCGCCGCCGCCCCCGGCGCGCTGCTGGCGCAATCGGGCACGCCGCTGGTGCTGGCCGTCGACGCGATCACCACGCTGGATCCGGCCTTTACCCGCGCAACGGGGGGCAACCTGTCGATCTGCTCGCAGGTCATGAGCTCTTTGACGACGATCACCGCGACCGGTGAACTGGTCGGCGACCTGGCCACCAGCTGGGAGGTGGATTCGCCCACCCAATTCACCTTTCACCTGAACCCGGATGCGAAATTCGAAAACGGCAAGCCGCTGGACGCCTCGGTCATCGCCTGGAACTTCGCCCGGATGATGGACCCGGACCTGAAGGCCACCGCCGACACCGATTTCGACCTGATCGACCGGGTCGAGGCGCCCGATCCGCACACCGCCGTCTTCTACACCAAAAGCCCCTGGCTGGAACTGCCGCGCCGGATGTCGTGGTTCTTCTTCCTGGAACCGGAATGGGCCGCCAGCCACAATCCCAAGGTCGAGGTCATGTCATCGGGCGCCTACAAGGTGGTCAGCTTCGATCCCGGCGGCGACGTGGTGCTGCAAGCCAATCCCGGTTTCCACGGCGCGGCGCCCTCGATCCCCAATGTCACATACCGGTCCATCGGCAATGCCGCCGCTCGCATCTCGGGCCTCAGGGGCGGTGAAATCCATGCCTCGCTGCGCATCGACCCGATCGACCTGGCGCAGCTGCAGGGCCTGCCGGACTACGACGTCGGCGCCAAGGAGGGCCAGCGCTATCACGTGATGAAGTTCCACTTTGGCCACGAGCCGCTGCAGGACATCCGCGTGCGCCAGGCGATCAACTACGCGATCAACAAGGACGCGATCACCAAGGCCGTGTTCCGCGGCTATGTCGGTCCCGGCACCACCCAGGTGCTGAATCCGCAGACGCCCGGTTTCGACGACACGATGACACCCTGGCCCTATGACCCCGAAAAAGCCAGGGCACTGCTGGCCGAGGCGGGGTATGGCGACGGGCTGAAACTGACGCTCAAGACCTCGGCCGAGGGATCGTCGCTGTCGGTGTCGCCGATCACCCAGATCGTCGCGGCGCAGCTGAAGGAGGTCGGCATCGACCTGGAGGTCGTCCTGCTGCCCTATTCCGCCTACCTGGCCCTGCGCACCCAGCCCGAAGAGGCGCCGGACCTGACCTATGCCGGCTACGTGTCGCAGTCGAATTCCGCGATCGAACTGTTCGGTCAGTACAGCCAGCAGGGCCCTTATGCCTGGGGCGAGTATCCGCCTGCGTTCGGCGAGGGCATCGAGGCGGCGCGGTCCGCCACCGACGAGGATACGCAGATCCAGACAATCAAGGACACCAGCGGCGTGATGCTGGATACCGTGATGGAGGTCTTTCTGTGGATCCAGCCGCAGACCTACGCGATCCACAAGAAGCTGAACTGGATGGCCCGGACCGACGACTGGATCAAGGCGGCGGACATGAGTTGGTCCTGA